Proteins encoded within one genomic window of Chitinophaga parva:
- the truA gene encoding tRNA pseudouridine(38-40) synthase TruA, with protein sequence MKRYFLEVAYKGTQYAGFQVQHNSHSVQGTIDKAVSTLMRVPVQTTGSSRTDAGVHALQNFLHFDTELPLHPQFLYKVNAILPPDIVLKGVYAVPEETNARFAAESRSYQYFLYNRKDPFRQDRGYYFPYKLNEAWLQEAAIIVSGYTDFSTFSKRNSQVKTYNCNILHSYWSHSEDGQLIYNVRANRFLRGMVRGLVGTMLRVGRGKLSIEQFHEVIQAKDCTKADFAVPPQGLFLVKVQYPDGLLLPVEKI encoded by the coding sequence ATGAAACGGTATTTTTTAGAAGTGGCCTACAAAGGCACGCAGTACGCGGGTTTCCAGGTACAACACAACAGTCATTCTGTGCAGGGCACTATCGATAAAGCGGTTAGTACCCTCATGCGTGTACCCGTGCAGACCACGGGCTCCAGCCGTACAGATGCCGGTGTACATGCGTTGCAGAACTTCCTGCATTTTGATACGGAACTGCCTTTGCATCCGCAGTTTTTGTATAAGGTGAATGCCATCCTGCCGCCGGATATCGTACTGAAAGGAGTGTATGCCGTGCCGGAAGAGACCAATGCCCGCTTTGCCGCTGAAAGCCGCTCCTATCAATACTTCCTGTATAACCGGAAGGACCCGTTCCGCCAGGACAGGGGCTATTATTTCCCTTATAAGCTGAACGAAGCATGGCTGCAGGAAGCGGCTATTATCGTGAGTGGTTATACGGACTTTTCTACTTTCTCCAAGCGCAACAGCCAGGTGAAAACCTACAATTGCAACATCCTGCATTCTTACTGGAGCCACAGCGAAGATGGGCAGCTCATTTACAATGTGCGGGCCAACCGTTTCCTGCGGGGTATGGTGCGTGGGCTGGTGGGCACTATGTTGCGGGTGGGCAGGGGCAAGCTTTCCATTGAGCAGTTTCATGAAGTGATACAGGCAAAGGACTGTACGAAGGCAGATTTTGCGGTGCCGCCCCAGGGTTTGTTCCTGGTAAAGGTGCAATACCCGGATGGCTTGCTGCTG